The following proteins come from a genomic window of Ailuropoda melanoleuca isolate Jingjing chromosome 2, ASM200744v2, whole genome shotgun sequence:
- the FIGN gene encoding fidgetin isoform X2, producing the protein MQWTPEHAQWPEQHFDITSTTRSPAHKVEAYRGHLQRTYQYAWANDDISALTASNLLKKYAEKYSGILEGPVDRPVLSNYSDAPSGLVNGRKNESEPWQPSLNSEAVYPMNCVPDVIAASKAGVSSALPPADVSASIGSSPGVASNLTEPSYSSSTCGSHTVPSLHAGLPSQEYAPGYNGSYLHSTYSSQPAPALPSPHPSPLHSSGLLQPPPPPPPPPALVPGYNGTSNLSSYSYPSASYPPQTAVGSGYSPGGAPPPPSAYLPSGIPAPTPLPPTTVPGYTYQGHGLTPIAPSALTNSSASSLKRKAFYMAGQGDMDSSYGNYSYGQQRSTQSPMYRMPDNSISNSNRGNGFDRSAETSSLAFKPTKQLMSSEQQRKFSSQSSRALTPPSYSTAKNSLGSRSSESFGKYTSPVMSEHGDEHRQLLSHPMQGPGLRAATSSDHSVDEQLKNTDTHLIDLVTNEIITQGPPVDWNDIAGLDLVKAVIKEEVLWPVLRSDAFSGLTASPRSILLFGPRGTGKTLLGRCIASQLGATFFKIAGSGLVAKWLGEAEKIIHASFLVARCRQPSVIFVSDIDMLLSSQVSEEHSPVNRMRTEFLMQLDTVLTSAEDQIVVICATSKPEEIDESLRRYFMKRLLIPLPDSTARHQIIVQLLSQHNYCLNDKEFALLVQRTEGFSGLDVAHLCQEAAVGPLHAMPATDLSAIMPSQLRPVTYQDFENAFCKIQPSISQKELDMYVEWNKMFGCSQ; encoded by the coding sequence ATGCAGTGGACGCCGGAGCATGCCCAGTGGCCAGAACAGCACTTTGACATCACCTCCACCACTCGGTCTCCTGCCCACAAAGTGGAAGCCTACAGAGGTCATTTGCAGCGCACCTATCAGTACGCCTGGGCCAACGATGACATTTCTGCTCTGACTGCATCCAACCTACTCAAAAAATACGCAGAGAAGTATTCTGGCATTTTAGAGGGCCCCGTGGACCGGCCTGTACTCAGCAACTACTCCGATGCCCCATCAGGCCTCGTGAACGGTCGGAAAAATGAAAGCGAACCCTGGCAACCTTCCTTGAATTCTGAAGCGGTTTATCCCATGAACTGTGTCCCGGATGTTATCGCGGCCAGCAAAGCTGGAGTCAGTTCAGCCCTCCCTCCGGCAGATGTCTCTGCAAGTATAGGGAGCTCTCCTGGGGTGGCCAGCAACCTGACAGAACCGAGTTATTCCAGTAGTACCTGCGGGAGCCACACCGTCCCTAGTCTCCACGCAGGGCTCCCGTCTCAGGAATATGCCCCAGGATACAACGGCTCGTATCTGCATTCTACTTACAGTAGCCAGCCAGCACCTGCACTTCCCTCGCCGCACCCCTCTCCCTTGCATAGCTCTGGGCTCCTCcagcccccgccgccgccgccgccaccaccagCCCTGGTCCCAGGCTACAATGGGACTTCGAACCTCTCCAGCTACAGCTATCCCTCTGCTAGCTACCCTCCTCAGACTGCTGTGGGATCCGGGTACAGCCCTGGCGGTGCACCCCCTCCTCCTTCAGCGTACCTGCCTTCAGGAATCCCTGCTCctacccctctgccccccaccactgTTCCTGGCTACACCTACCAGGGTCATGGTTTGACACCCATTGCGCCCTCGGCTCTGACAAACAGTTCGGCAAGTTCTCTCAAAAGGAAAGCTTTCTATATGGCAGGGCAAGGAGATATGGACTCCAGTTACGGAAATTACAGCTATGGCCAACAGAGATCGACACAGAGTCCTATGTACAGAATGCCCGACAACAGCATTTCAAACTCAAATCGGGGGAATGGCTTTGACAGAAGTGCTGAAACATCATCCTTAGCATTTAAGCCAACGAAGCAGCTAATGTCctctgaacagcaaaggaaattcAGCAGCCAGTCCAGCAGGGCTCTGACCCCTCCTTCCTATAGTACTGCTAAAAATTCATTGGGCTCAAGATCCAGCGAATCCTTTGGGAAGTACACGTCGCCGGTAATGAGTGAGCATGGGGACGAGCACAGGCAGCTGCTCTCTCACCCAATGCAAGGCCCTGGCCTCCGTGCAGCTACCTCATCCGACCACTCTGTGGACGAGCAACTGAAGAATACTGACACGCACCTCATTGACTTGGTAACCAACGAGATTATCACCCAAGGACCACCGGTGGACTGGAATGACATTGCTGGTCTCGACCTGGTAAAGGCCGTCATTAAGGAGGAGGTTTTATGGCCAGTGTTGAGGTCAGACGCATTCAGTGGACTGACGGCCTCACCTCGGAGCATCCTTTTATTTGGACCTCGGGGAACAGGCAAAACATTATTGGGCCGATGCATAGCTAGTCAGCTGGGGGCCACGTTTTTCAAAATCGCCGGTTCTGGACTCGTTGCCAAGTGGTTAGGAGAAGCCGAAAAAATTATCCACGCCTCTTTTCTCGTGGCCAGGTGTCGCCAGCCATCGGTGATTTTTGTCAGTGACATTGACATGCTTCTCTCCTCTCAAGTGAGCGAGGAACACAGTCCAGTCAATCGGATGAGAACGGAATTTCTGATGCAGCTGGACACTGTACTAACTTCAGCTGAGGACCAAATCGTAGTAATTTGTGCCACCAGTAAACcagaagaaatagatgaatctcTTCGGAGGTACTTCATGAAACGACTTTTAATCCCACTTCCTGACAGCACAGCGAGGCACCAGATAATAGTACAACTGCTCTCACAGCACAATTACTGTCTCAATGACAAGGAGTTTGCACTGCTCGTCCAGCGCACAGAAGGCTTTTCTGGACTAGACGTGGCTCATTTGTGTCAGGAAGCAGCGGTGGGCCCCCTCCATGCCATGCCAGCCACAGACCTTTCAGCCATCATGCCCAGCCAGTTGAGGCCCGTTACATATCAAGACTTTGAAAATGCTTTCTGCAAGATTCAGCCTAGCATATCTCAAAAAGAGCTTGATATGTATGTTGAATGGAACAAAATGTTTGGTTGCAGTCAGtga
- the FIGN gene encoding fidgetin isoform X1, whose protein sequence is MISSTSVYGLKMQWTPEHAQWPEQHFDITSTTRSPAHKVEAYRGHLQRTYQYAWANDDISALTASNLLKKYAEKYSGILEGPVDRPVLSNYSDAPSGLVNGRKNESEPWQPSLNSEAVYPMNCVPDVIAASKAGVSSALPPADVSASIGSSPGVASNLTEPSYSSSTCGSHTVPSLHAGLPSQEYAPGYNGSYLHSTYSSQPAPALPSPHPSPLHSSGLLQPPPPPPPPPALVPGYNGTSNLSSYSYPSASYPPQTAVGSGYSPGGAPPPPSAYLPSGIPAPTPLPPTTVPGYTYQGHGLTPIAPSALTNSSASSLKRKAFYMAGQGDMDSSYGNYSYGQQRSTQSPMYRMPDNSISNSNRGNGFDRSAETSSLAFKPTKQLMSSEQQRKFSSQSSRALTPPSYSTAKNSLGSRSSESFGKYTSPVMSEHGDEHRQLLSHPMQGPGLRAATSSDHSVDEQLKNTDTHLIDLVTNEIITQGPPVDWNDIAGLDLVKAVIKEEVLWPVLRSDAFSGLTASPRSILLFGPRGTGKTLLGRCIASQLGATFFKIAGSGLVAKWLGEAEKIIHASFLVARCRQPSVIFVSDIDMLLSSQVSEEHSPVNRMRTEFLMQLDTVLTSAEDQIVVICATSKPEEIDESLRRYFMKRLLIPLPDSTARHQIIVQLLSQHNYCLNDKEFALLVQRTEGFSGLDVAHLCQEAAVGPLHAMPATDLSAIMPSQLRPVTYQDFENAFCKIQPSISQKELDMYVEWNKMFGCSQ, encoded by the coding sequence GCTTGAAGATGCAGTGGACGCCGGAGCATGCCCAGTGGCCAGAACAGCACTTTGACATCACCTCCACCACTCGGTCTCCTGCCCACAAAGTGGAAGCCTACAGAGGTCATTTGCAGCGCACCTATCAGTACGCCTGGGCCAACGATGACATTTCTGCTCTGACTGCATCCAACCTACTCAAAAAATACGCAGAGAAGTATTCTGGCATTTTAGAGGGCCCCGTGGACCGGCCTGTACTCAGCAACTACTCCGATGCCCCATCAGGCCTCGTGAACGGTCGGAAAAATGAAAGCGAACCCTGGCAACCTTCCTTGAATTCTGAAGCGGTTTATCCCATGAACTGTGTCCCGGATGTTATCGCGGCCAGCAAAGCTGGAGTCAGTTCAGCCCTCCCTCCGGCAGATGTCTCTGCAAGTATAGGGAGCTCTCCTGGGGTGGCCAGCAACCTGACAGAACCGAGTTATTCCAGTAGTACCTGCGGGAGCCACACCGTCCCTAGTCTCCACGCAGGGCTCCCGTCTCAGGAATATGCCCCAGGATACAACGGCTCGTATCTGCATTCTACTTACAGTAGCCAGCCAGCACCTGCACTTCCCTCGCCGCACCCCTCTCCCTTGCATAGCTCTGGGCTCCTCcagcccccgccgccgccgccgccaccaccagCCCTGGTCCCAGGCTACAATGGGACTTCGAACCTCTCCAGCTACAGCTATCCCTCTGCTAGCTACCCTCCTCAGACTGCTGTGGGATCCGGGTACAGCCCTGGCGGTGCACCCCCTCCTCCTTCAGCGTACCTGCCTTCAGGAATCCCTGCTCctacccctctgccccccaccactgTTCCTGGCTACACCTACCAGGGTCATGGTTTGACACCCATTGCGCCCTCGGCTCTGACAAACAGTTCGGCAAGTTCTCTCAAAAGGAAAGCTTTCTATATGGCAGGGCAAGGAGATATGGACTCCAGTTACGGAAATTACAGCTATGGCCAACAGAGATCGACACAGAGTCCTATGTACAGAATGCCCGACAACAGCATTTCAAACTCAAATCGGGGGAATGGCTTTGACAGAAGTGCTGAAACATCATCCTTAGCATTTAAGCCAACGAAGCAGCTAATGTCctctgaacagcaaaggaaattcAGCAGCCAGTCCAGCAGGGCTCTGACCCCTCCTTCCTATAGTACTGCTAAAAATTCATTGGGCTCAAGATCCAGCGAATCCTTTGGGAAGTACACGTCGCCGGTAATGAGTGAGCATGGGGACGAGCACAGGCAGCTGCTCTCTCACCCAATGCAAGGCCCTGGCCTCCGTGCAGCTACCTCATCCGACCACTCTGTGGACGAGCAACTGAAGAATACTGACACGCACCTCATTGACTTGGTAACCAACGAGATTATCACCCAAGGACCACCGGTGGACTGGAATGACATTGCTGGTCTCGACCTGGTAAAGGCCGTCATTAAGGAGGAGGTTTTATGGCCAGTGTTGAGGTCAGACGCATTCAGTGGACTGACGGCCTCACCTCGGAGCATCCTTTTATTTGGACCTCGGGGAACAGGCAAAACATTATTGGGCCGATGCATAGCTAGTCAGCTGGGGGCCACGTTTTTCAAAATCGCCGGTTCTGGACTCGTTGCCAAGTGGTTAGGAGAAGCCGAAAAAATTATCCACGCCTCTTTTCTCGTGGCCAGGTGTCGCCAGCCATCGGTGATTTTTGTCAGTGACATTGACATGCTTCTCTCCTCTCAAGTGAGCGAGGAACACAGTCCAGTCAATCGGATGAGAACGGAATTTCTGATGCAGCTGGACACTGTACTAACTTCAGCTGAGGACCAAATCGTAGTAATTTGTGCCACCAGTAAACcagaagaaatagatgaatctcTTCGGAGGTACTTCATGAAACGACTTTTAATCCCACTTCCTGACAGCACAGCGAGGCACCAGATAATAGTACAACTGCTCTCACAGCACAATTACTGTCTCAATGACAAGGAGTTTGCACTGCTCGTCCAGCGCACAGAAGGCTTTTCTGGACTAGACGTGGCTCATTTGTGTCAGGAAGCAGCGGTGGGCCCCCTCCATGCCATGCCAGCCACAGACCTTTCAGCCATCATGCCCAGCCAGTTGAGGCCCGTTACATATCAAGACTTTGAAAATGCTTTCTGCAAGATTCAGCCTAGCATATCTCAAAAAGAGCTTGATATGTATGTTGAATGGAACAAAATGTTTGGTTGCAGTCAGtga